The Elgaria multicarinata webbii isolate HBS135686 ecotype San Diego chromosome 1, rElgMul1.1.pri, whole genome shotgun sequence genome has a window encoding:
- the RPA3 gene encoding replication protein A 14 kDa subunit encodes MADVLEGPRVRVSASQLAQYVTKPVCFVGRLEKIHPSGKFFFLVDGEGKTATVELNTPLEEEISGVIEVVGRVTNQLNIICMAYTQFREDKTLFDLALYNEALKVIHDFPEYYPFGTDA; translated from the exons ATGGCGGACGTTTTAGAAGGGCCCCGGGTTCGTGTATCTGCCAGTCAGCTGGCGCAATATGTTACAAAGCCCGTCTGTTTCGTGGGACGTCTGGAAAAG ATCCATCCATCAGGGAAATTCTTCTTCCTAGTGGACGGAGAAGGAAAAACTGCAACTGTTGAGCTGAACACACCT CTTGAAGAAGAGATCTCTGGAGTCATTGAAGTAGTAGGAAGAGTTACAAATCAACTAAACATCATCTGTATGGCATATACCCAATTCAGAGAAGATAAAACCCTGTTTG ATCTTGCACTGTATAATGAAGCTCTAAAAGTTATCCATGACTTTCCTGAATACTACCCTTTTGGTACTGATGCGTGA